DNA from Diaphorobacter limosus:
GCTGAGGCTTTACGGCGCGGCGTCGCGCGGCTATCGTGGGGCGCATGCTGCGTCTGACCCAGGCCCCCGACATTGCCACGGCCATGCTGTGGAGCGATCTGCTGCGCGAGGCCGGCATGCCCGCCAGCGTGCAGCGCCAGCACCTGGGCGCGGCGGCCGGCCATTTGCCACCCGGTGAATGCCTGCCCGAGATCTGGCTGGCGCATGCGGAGCATGCCGATCCGGCCCGCGCCCTGCTGCGTGACTACGAGCGCCTGCCCCAGCGCCAGTGGGTCTGCCGCGCCTGTGGCGAGTCGATTGAGGGCGGTTTCGAGCAATGCTGGAACTGCGGCGCCCTGATGCCGCGCTGAAGCCGGGTTATTTCCAGCGCAGCGGCTCCACATGCACGCTGCCGCGCTCGCTGCTGAGCGTGAGCGCGCCCTCCTGCACCGTGGCCTGCAGCTGCATGCTGCGCTCGGCCAGGGCGGCGAGTTGCTGCGCGGCATCAGAGGGCACGCGCCAGACCTGCAGCTTGGGCAGGCGCGTGAGCTTCGGTTGGATGCCCTTCCACCACACATCCGCCGCATGGGCAAAGGCGTAGACCACCACCGCGTCGGCGCGGCTGCAGGCCTTGGACAGCGGCTTGTCCTCGGGCTGGCCGACCTCTATCCACAGGCGCTTGCGGCCCGTGAAGTCGGTCAGCGACACGTCCGGATCGTCGGGGTCGGACAGGCCGGCGCCAAAGGCCAGCTGGCCGTCGCCACGGCAGGTGTCCTGCAGCTCATGGGCCTGCAGCGCCAGGGCCAGCAGGCGCACCATCATGCGCTCGTCGGTCTCGCTGGGGTGGCGCGCCAGGGTCAGCTGGTGGTCGGCGTAGTAGCCATGGTCGATGTCGGCGATGGACAGATTCGCCTTGAAGATGGTGGACTTGAGGGCCATGAGGTTTCTCAAAAATGAGAGCTGCCCGCGCTTGACTGGCAAGGGCGGGCAGCTAAAAAGGCTGAAAAAAGTCAGACGCGTCTTGCCAGCTCGGTGGCCATGCCGATGTAGCTGGCCGGCGTCAGCGCCAGCAGGCGCTCCTTGTCCGCCTGGGGGATGTCCAGGCTGCGAATCAGCGCGTGCAGGGCCTCGGCGGTCACGCTCTTGCCGCGCGTGACCTCCTTGAGCTTTTCATAGGCGCCCGGCACGCCATAGCGGCGCATGACGGTCTGGATGGGCTCGGCCAGCACTTCCCAGCTGCTGTCCAGGTCGGCGTTCAGCGCTTCCTGGTTGAGCTCCAGCTTGTTCAGGCCGGTCATCAGCGAGCTGTAGGCCAGGGCCGCATAGCCCATGGCCACGCCGATGTTGCGCAGCACGGTGCTGTCGGTGAGGTCGCGCTGCCAGCGGCTGATGGGCAGCTTTTCCGCCAGATGGCGCAAGAGCGCGTTGGCCAGGCCCAGGTTGCCCTCGGCGTTCTCGAAGTCGATCGGGTTGACCTTGTGCGGCATGGTGCTGGACCCGATCTCGCCTTCCTTCAGCTTCTGCTTGAAGTAGGCCAGCGAGACATAACCCCAGATGTCGCGCGAGAGGTCGATCAATATGGTGTTGGCCCGCGCGATGGCGTCGAACAGCTCGGCCATGTAGTCATGTGGCTCGATCTGGATGCTGTAGGGCTGGAAGGTCAGGCCCAGGCCTTGCGGTTCGTGCGTTTCCACGACCTTCTGGCTGAAGGCCTCCCAGTCGAAGTCGGGCCAGGCCGACAGATGGGCGTTGTAGTTGCCCACGGCGCCGTTCATCTTGGCCAGGATCTTCACCGTGGTGATGCGCGCCGTGGCCGCCTGCAGGCGCATGACCACGTTGGCCAGCTCCTTGCCCACGGTGGTCGGGCTGGCCGTCTGGCCATGGGTGCGGCTGAGCATGGGCACCTGGGCATGCTGGTGCGCCATCTCGCGCAGCTTGGTGATGATGGCGTCCAGGCCAGGAACAATGACCTGGTCGCGCCCGGCGCGGATCTGCAGCGCGTGGCTGGTGTTGTTGATGTCTTCGCTGGTGCAGGCGAAATGCACGAACTCGGCGGCCTTCTCCAGCTCCGGGCGGCCGCCGAACTTGGACTTGATCCAGTACTCCACGGCCTTCACGTCGTGGTTGGTGGTCTTTTCTATCTCCTTGATGGCGGCCGTGTCGGCCTCGGAGAAGTTTTTCACCAGGCCCTGCAGGTAGGCGCGTGCGCCCGGGCTCAGCGGCTTGAACTCGTCAAACCCCGCGTCCGACAGCGCGATGAACCAGGCGACCTCCACCTGCACGCGGCGGTGCATGTAGCCATGCTCGCTCATGATGGGGCGCAGGGCGGTGAGTTTGGCGGCGTAGCGGCCGTCAAGCGGCGACAGGGCGGTAATCGTGGACAGACTCATGATGGCTGTGATTGTAGGTGCGCACCTGACACCGCGTTGACCGTGGGGCGCCTATAGAATGGGCCGCCCTGACACCAGCCGCCCGTCCGCGGCCGAACAACCATCATGAAGCTGATCGGATCCACCGCGAGTCCCTATGTGCGCAAGGTGCGCGTGGTGATGGCAGAGAAGAAGCTGGACTACCGTTTTCAGGAAGAAAACGTGTGGTCCGAGGAAACCGCCATCAGCACCGCCAACCCCCTGGGCAAGGTGCCCTGCCTGGTCATGGAGGGAGGCGAGGCGGTGTTCGATTCACGCGTCATCGTGGAATACCTGGACACGCTCTCGCCCGTGGGCAAGCTCATCCCTGGCACGGGGCGCGAGCGTGCCGAGGTCAAGACCTGGGAGGCCCTGGCCGATGGCGTGCTGGACGCCGGGGTGCTGGCACGGCTGGAGGCCACCTGGGCCGGACGCCAGGACGGCGAGCGCAGCCAGGCCTGGATGGCGCGCCAGCTGGGCAAGGTGCGCGCCGGCCTGCAGGCCATGAGCCAGGGCCTGGGCGACAAGCCGTATTGCAGCGGCATACACCTGAGCCTGTCGGATATTGCGGTCGGCTGCGCCCTGGGCTGGCTGGAGTTCCGCTTTCCGCAGATCGCCTGGCGCACCGATCACCCCAACCTGGCGCGGCTGATGGACAAGCTGATGCAGCGCCAGAGCTTCATCGACACCAAGCCGCACTGACCAGCACCGACCCCAAGAAAAAAGCGCGCCTTCCGAAGAGGAAGTGCGCGCTTTTTGCTGCAAAAAAATTGTTGCGAAGCGCCCCGAAACGAATGAAGAGAGGGAGGGAGGAGAAGCGCCCCAGGATTGCATCCAGGCACGGCCTGGAAGGCTTCGCAACAGTAAAAAAGATTCAATGATCGATGGGCCTGTCAACCACCTGTGCCAGTGAGAGTGAGGGCAAAGGCCGAAAGTTCCAGTCTTTTTAACAAAAAATTTAAAACTGTGGTGCCGCCGAAACGCTGCGCCGCGTGCGGAGTTCTCGCAGAACTGCACGCCGGTGGTGTTACTGTCTGTGTCTTGTGCAATGGCGTGGGCCAGGGTTCCAGAGACCTGCGCCATGCTCCGTGGCAGCATGTGCGCCGCTGTGTGAATGAGGCATGCGCTTCGGCGCAGCCCCTTGGGCAGCGTCAAGGCAGCGATGGCGGTTGCACCTTGTTGCCGTTTGGTGCCATGCGCGCCTCCCGATGTGGCCAGTGCCGGCGCAGCCATTGCTCGAAATCATCGACGTAGGTGAAGACCGCGGGCACGACCAGCAGGCTCAGCACGGTGGAGGTGATGAGCCCGCCGATCACGGCCACGGCCATGGGCGAGCGAAAGCTCATGTCCGCCCCGCCCAGGGACAGCGCGATGGGCATCATGCCCGCGCCCATGGCCAGCGTGGTCATGATGATGGGACGGGCGCGCTTGTGGCAGG
Protein-coding regions in this window:
- a CDS encoding putative signal transducing protein, producing MLRLTQAPDIATAMLWSDLLREAGMPASVQRQHLGAAAGHLPPGECLPEIWLAHAEHADPARALLRDYERLPQRQWVCRACGESIEGGFEQCWNCGALMPR
- a CDS encoding YaeQ family protein, whose translation is MALKSTIFKANLSIADIDHGYYADHQLTLARHPSETDERMMVRLLALALQAHELQDTCRGDGQLAFGAGLSDPDDPDVSLTDFTGRKRLWIEVGQPEDKPLSKACSRADAVVVYAFAHAADVWWKGIQPKLTRLPKLQVWRVPSDAAQQLAALAERSMQLQATVQEGALTLSSERGSVHVEPLRWK
- the purB gene encoding adenylosuccinate lyase, whose product is MSLSTITALSPLDGRYAAKLTALRPIMSEHGYMHRRVQVEVAWFIALSDAGFDEFKPLSPGARAYLQGLVKNFSEADTAAIKEIEKTTNHDVKAVEYWIKSKFGGRPELEKAAEFVHFACTSEDINNTSHALQIRAGRDQVIVPGLDAIITKLREMAHQHAQVPMLSRTHGQTASPTTVGKELANVVMRLQAATARITTVKILAKMNGAVGNYNAHLSAWPDFDWEAFSQKVVETHEPQGLGLTFQPYSIQIEPHDYMAELFDAIARANTILIDLSRDIWGYVSLAYFKQKLKEGEIGSSTMPHKVNPIDFENAEGNLGLANALLRHLAEKLPISRWQRDLTDSTVLRNIGVAMGYAALAYSSLMTGLNKLELNQEALNADLDSSWEVLAEPIQTVMRRYGVPGAYEKLKEVTRGKSVTAEALHALIRSLDIPQADKERLLALTPASYIGMATELARRV
- a CDS encoding glutathione S-transferase N-terminal domain-containing protein, which encodes MKLIGSTASPYVRKVRVVMAEKKLDYRFQEENVWSEETAISTANPLGKVPCLVMEGGEAVFDSRVIVEYLDTLSPVGKLIPGTGRERAEVKTWEALADGVLDAGVLARLEATWAGRQDGERSQAWMARQLGKVRAGLQAMSQGLGDKPYCSGIHLSLSDIAVGCALGWLEFRFPQIAWRTDHPNLARLMDKLMQRQSFIDTKPH